A genomic region of Ictalurus furcatus strain D&B chromosome 29, Billie_1.0, whole genome shotgun sequence contains the following coding sequences:
- the LOC128604169 gene encoding zinc finger protein 709-like isoform X2, giving the protein MEAAEGRPGSHVRSQLCKDVQTETRTDSKEGTSSSLGDVTAVDEQDEGLLKIIKVEESEDEGYLGQGASSSLGNDQQKKRVKEEQPEHDDEYLYCEDCKSFFINKCEFHGPAVFIPDTPVPVGVTDRARLTLPLGLEVRQSNISGAGLGVFNNGKTVSVGVHFGPYEGELVDREDAMNSGYSWVIYRSRQSEEYIDSKEEIHANWMRYVNCARNGEEQNLVAFQYRGGIHYRCCQPIRPGQELLVWYGEEYPRDHGLEFSCLWKKKSSINEMKDGLVQVFSCSWCHLSYTSQIYLQKHIRRSHCKEDLMPTRSSGSQQTLSGPLLTVPGQEQEEVDGCSDFGKSFTHPGDFQTHQCVRTEENLYDSSWRGERLTHQSDLHVHQHIPVGEKLYRCSECGKSFAFRSTLQIHQLVHAGEKPYRCSECGKSFRRPSNLQTHQRTHTGVKPYRCSQCTKSFRRKSHLETHLRVHTGEKPYRCAQCGKSFAHQSSLQTHPCVHEREKPYGCAQCGKSFSQQNHLEAHERVHTGEKPYRCAQCGKCFTRQSNLQAHRRIHTGDKPYHCSECGKRFTRQGNLQAHQRIHAGDKPYRCAQCGKSFTRQNHLQTHQLIHTGDKLHQCSECGKSFAFQRNLEIHQRTHTEEKPFRCSQCGKSFAHQSNLLRHQHLHTGEKPHRCSECGKSFTYHSNLQIHQRVHTGEKPYHCSQCGKSFAHHCAFHVHQRLHTGEKPFHCLQCGKNFTHQSHLRQHQLTHTGEKPYRCLQCGKSFRRQSNLQIHQRVHTEEKPHCCSECGKRFTRKSTLQTHRRTHTGEKMYICLQCGKSFPYESHLQVHKRVHTGEKPFECSQCGKSFAHQSHLQAHQRIHAEDKPHQCSQCGKSFSRKGTLRLHQRIHTGEKPFHCLQCRKSFRRQSHLRIHQRIHTGEKPYHCSDCGRRFPHSSTLKTHKCVNTEPSVTVVI; this is encoded by the exons ATGGAAGCAGCAGAGGGCAGACCAGGCTCTCATGTTCGCTCGCAG CTGTGCAAAGACGTGCAGACAGAAACTCGTACAGATTCAAAAGAAGGGACATCAAGCTCTCTGGGAGACGTTACCGCCGTGGATGAACAGGACGAAGGATTGCTGAAGATCATAAAAGTGGAAGAATCTGAAGATGAAGGTTACCTCG GTCAAGGGGCATCAAGCTCTTTGGGGAACGACCAACAGAAGAAACGTGTTAAAGAAGAACAGCCCGAACATGATGATGAATACCTCT ACTGTGAGGATTGCAAGTCTTTCTTCATCAATAAGTGCGAGTTTCATGGTCCAGCTGTTTTCATTCCTGATACCCCTGTTCCAGTGGGGGTCACCGATCGAGCCAGACTAACCCTTCCGCTTGGTCTAGAAGTTCGACAGTCTAATATTTCTGGCGCAGGCTTGGGCGTGTTTAACAACGGGAAGACTGTTTCGGTTGGTGTACATTTTGGGCCGTATGAGGGAGAGCTGGTAGACCGAGAGGACGCCATGAACAGTGGCTACTCCTGGGTG ATCTACAGGAGCAGACAGAGTGAGGAATACATAGATTCTAAAGAAGAGATCCATGCTAACTGGATGAG ATATGTGAATTGTGCTCGTAATGGTGAAGAACAGAATCTTGTGGCGTTCCAGTATCGAGGAGGGATTCACTACCGTTGCTGTCAACCCATCAGACCAGGACAGGAGCTCTTGGTGTGGTACGGAGAGGAGTACCCAAGAGATCACGGCCTTGAATTCAGCTgcctctggaaaaaaaagtccTCCATAAATG AAATGAAAGATGGCCTGGTGCAAGTCTTCTCCTGTTCCTGGTGTCACCTTTCGTATACATCGCAAATCTATCTCCAGAAACACATCAGAAGAAGCCACTGTAAGGAGGATTTGATGCCCACAAGAAGCTCTGGTAGTCAGCAAACACTTTCCGGTCCTCTCCTCACCGTTCCCGGACAAGAGCAGGAAGAAGTCGATGGCTGTTCAGACTTCGGGAAGAGTTTCACTCACCCGGGTGATTTCCAAACGCACCAGTGCGTTCGCACGGAAGAAAACCTTTACGATAGCTCATGGCGTGGAGAACGTTTGACTCACCAGAGCGATCTACACGTACACCAGCACATTCCTGTAGGAGAGAAACTGTACcgctgctcagagtgtgggaagagctttgcTTTCCGTAGCACCCTACAAATTCACCAGCTCGTTCACGCCGGAGAAAAGCCGTACCGTTGCTcggagtgtgggaagagttttaggCGCCCGAGCAATCTCCAAACGCACCAGCGCACTCACACAGGAGTGAAGCCCTACCGCTGTTCGCAGTGTACCAAGAGTTTTCGACGAAAAAGCCATCTGGAGACCCACCTGCGCGTTCACACCGGAGAGAAACCGTACCGCTGCGCGCAGTGCGGGAAGAGTTTCGCGCACCAGAGTTCTCTCCAGACGCACCCGTGCGTTCACGAAAGAGAAAAGCCGTATGGGTGCGCGcagtgcgggaagagttttagCCAGCAGAATCATCTCGAGGCTCACGAGCGCGTTCACACCGGAGAAAAGCCGTACCGCTGCGCGCAGTGCGGGAAGTGTTTTACGCGACAGAGTAATCTCCAAGCACACCGGCGCATTCACACCGGAGacaagccgtatcactgctcagagtgcGGCAAGAGGTTTACCCGACAAGGCAACCTCCAAgcacaccagcgcattcacgcCGGAGACAAGCCGTATCGCTGCGCGcagtgcgggaagagttttaccCGCCAAAATCATCTCCAAACCCACCAGCTCATCCACACCGGAGACAAGCTGCATCAGTGCTCGGAGTGCGGGAAGAGTTTTGCTTTTCAACGGAATCTCGAAATCCACCAGCGCACCCACACGGAAGAAAAGCCGTTTCGCTGCTCGCAGTGCGGGAAGAGTTTCGCTCACCAGAGCAACCTCCTAAGGCACCAACAccttcacacaggagagaagccgcaCCGTTGCTCGGAGTGCGGGAAGAGTTTCacttaccacagcaatttacaaatacaccagcgcgttcacacgggagagaagccgtatcactgctcgcaGTGCGGGAAGAGTTTCGCCCACCATTGTGCTTTCCACGTGCACCAGCGCCTCCACACCGGAGAGAAGCCTTTCCACTGCTTACAGTGCGGAAAGAACTTCACTCATCAGAGTCACCTCCGGCAACATCAGCTCActcacacgggagagaagccgtacCGCTGCTTACAGTGCGGGAAGAGTTTCAGACGGCAGAGTAATCTCCAGATACATCAGCGCGTTCACACGGAAGAGAAGCCGCACTGTTGCTCGGAGTGTGGAAAACGTTTCACCCGAAAGAGTACGCTCCAGACACATCGGCGCACTCACACCGGGGAGAAGATGTATATCTGCTTACAGTGCGGGAAGAGCTTCCCTTACGAAAGTCACCTTCAGGTGCACAAGCGCGTGCATACGGGAGAGAAGCCGTTTGAATGCTCGCAGTGCGGGAAGAGTTTCGCTCATCAGAGTCATCTCCAGGCTCACCAGCGCATTCACGCAGAAGACAAACCGCACCAGTGCTCACAGTGCGGCAAAAGTTTTAGTCGAAAGGGCACTCTCCGactacaccagcgcattcacacgggaGAAAAGCCGTTCCACTGCTTACAGTGTAGAAAGAGTTTTAGACGGCAGAGTCACCTCCGAATACACCAACGcattcacaccggagagaagccgtatcactgctcggACTGTGGAAGGAGATTCCCACATTCCAGTACGCTTAAGACGCACAAGTGTGTTAACACCGAGCCATCAGTAACCGTGGTTATATGA
- the LOC128604169 gene encoding zinc finger protein 709-like isoform X1: MSTCSTPNTESPLYMLCVLSKISVLLNQSILLPRLRSRTAGGAGSQTAVPDEEDDALQFFPIGELCFLIHLLIFFYINLCVRVLTRKDIYLNYKITIHYSSCVSGTCLGSALERKLCKDVQTETRTDSKEGTSSSLGDVTAVDEQDEGLLKIIKVEESEDEGYLGQGASSSLGNDQQKKRVKEEQPEHDDEYLYCEDCKSFFINKCEFHGPAVFIPDTPVPVGVTDRARLTLPLGLEVRQSNISGAGLGVFNNGKTVSVGVHFGPYEGELVDREDAMNSGYSWVIYRSRQSEEYIDSKEEIHANWMRYVNCARNGEEQNLVAFQYRGGIHYRCCQPIRPGQELLVWYGEEYPRDHGLEFSCLWKKKSSINEMKDGLVQVFSCSWCHLSYTSQIYLQKHIRRSHCKEDLMPTRSSGSQQTLSGPLLTVPGQEQEEVDGCSDFGKSFTHPGDFQTHQCVRTEENLYDSSWRGERLTHQSDLHVHQHIPVGEKLYRCSECGKSFAFRSTLQIHQLVHAGEKPYRCSECGKSFRRPSNLQTHQRTHTGVKPYRCSQCTKSFRRKSHLETHLRVHTGEKPYRCAQCGKSFAHQSSLQTHPCVHEREKPYGCAQCGKSFSQQNHLEAHERVHTGEKPYRCAQCGKCFTRQSNLQAHRRIHTGDKPYHCSECGKRFTRQGNLQAHQRIHAGDKPYRCAQCGKSFTRQNHLQTHQLIHTGDKLHQCSECGKSFAFQRNLEIHQRTHTEEKPFRCSQCGKSFAHQSNLLRHQHLHTGEKPHRCSECGKSFTYHSNLQIHQRVHTGEKPYHCSQCGKSFAHHCAFHVHQRLHTGEKPFHCLQCGKNFTHQSHLRQHQLTHTGEKPYRCLQCGKSFRRQSNLQIHQRVHTEEKPHCCSECGKRFTRKSTLQTHRRTHTGEKMYICLQCGKSFPYESHLQVHKRVHTGEKPFECSQCGKSFAHQSHLQAHQRIHAEDKPHQCSQCGKSFSRKGTLRLHQRIHTGEKPFHCLQCRKSFRRQSHLRIHQRIHTGEKPYHCSDCGRRFPHSSTLKTHKCVNTEPSVTVVI; encoded by the exons ATGTCTACCTGTAGCACCCCAAACACAGAATCACCCTTATACATGTTATGTGTACTTTCAAAAATTTCAGTCCTCTTAAACCAGTCTATTCTCCTGCCGCGTCTGCGCTCCAGAACAGCAGGTGGCGCTGGATCACAGACCGCCGTCCCCGACGAAGAAGACGACGCGCTGCAGTTTTTCCCAATAGGAGAACTGTGCTTTCTGATCCATCTACTCATCTTTTTCTATATAAATCTTTGTGTCAGGGTTCTTACAAGGAAAGACATCTATTTGAATTACAAAATAACCATTCATTATTCTAGCTGTGTTTCAGGAACTTGTCTCGGTTCTGCTTTAGAAAGAAAG CTGTGCAAAGACGTGCAGACAGAAACTCGTACAGATTCAAAAGAAGGGACATCAAGCTCTCTGGGAGACGTTACCGCCGTGGATGAACAGGACGAAGGATTGCTGAAGATCATAAAAGTGGAAGAATCTGAAGATGAAGGTTACCTCG GTCAAGGGGCATCAAGCTCTTTGGGGAACGACCAACAGAAGAAACGTGTTAAAGAAGAACAGCCCGAACATGATGATGAATACCTCT ACTGTGAGGATTGCAAGTCTTTCTTCATCAATAAGTGCGAGTTTCATGGTCCAGCTGTTTTCATTCCTGATACCCCTGTTCCAGTGGGGGTCACCGATCGAGCCAGACTAACCCTTCCGCTTGGTCTAGAAGTTCGACAGTCTAATATTTCTGGCGCAGGCTTGGGCGTGTTTAACAACGGGAAGACTGTTTCGGTTGGTGTACATTTTGGGCCGTATGAGGGAGAGCTGGTAGACCGAGAGGACGCCATGAACAGTGGCTACTCCTGGGTG ATCTACAGGAGCAGACAGAGTGAGGAATACATAGATTCTAAAGAAGAGATCCATGCTAACTGGATGAG ATATGTGAATTGTGCTCGTAATGGTGAAGAACAGAATCTTGTGGCGTTCCAGTATCGAGGAGGGATTCACTACCGTTGCTGTCAACCCATCAGACCAGGACAGGAGCTCTTGGTGTGGTACGGAGAGGAGTACCCAAGAGATCACGGCCTTGAATTCAGCTgcctctggaaaaaaaagtccTCCATAAATG AAATGAAAGATGGCCTGGTGCAAGTCTTCTCCTGTTCCTGGTGTCACCTTTCGTATACATCGCAAATCTATCTCCAGAAACACATCAGAAGAAGCCACTGTAAGGAGGATTTGATGCCCACAAGAAGCTCTGGTAGTCAGCAAACACTTTCCGGTCCTCTCCTCACCGTTCCCGGACAAGAGCAGGAAGAAGTCGATGGCTGTTCAGACTTCGGGAAGAGTTTCACTCACCCGGGTGATTTCCAAACGCACCAGTGCGTTCGCACGGAAGAAAACCTTTACGATAGCTCATGGCGTGGAGAACGTTTGACTCACCAGAGCGATCTACACGTACACCAGCACATTCCTGTAGGAGAGAAACTGTACcgctgctcagagtgtgggaagagctttgcTTTCCGTAGCACCCTACAAATTCACCAGCTCGTTCACGCCGGAGAAAAGCCGTACCGTTGCTcggagtgtgggaagagttttaggCGCCCGAGCAATCTCCAAACGCACCAGCGCACTCACACAGGAGTGAAGCCCTACCGCTGTTCGCAGTGTACCAAGAGTTTTCGACGAAAAAGCCATCTGGAGACCCACCTGCGCGTTCACACCGGAGAGAAACCGTACCGCTGCGCGCAGTGCGGGAAGAGTTTCGCGCACCAGAGTTCTCTCCAGACGCACCCGTGCGTTCACGAAAGAGAAAAGCCGTATGGGTGCGCGcagtgcgggaagagttttagCCAGCAGAATCATCTCGAGGCTCACGAGCGCGTTCACACCGGAGAAAAGCCGTACCGCTGCGCGCAGTGCGGGAAGTGTTTTACGCGACAGAGTAATCTCCAAGCACACCGGCGCATTCACACCGGAGacaagccgtatcactgctcagagtgcGGCAAGAGGTTTACCCGACAAGGCAACCTCCAAgcacaccagcgcattcacgcCGGAGACAAGCCGTATCGCTGCGCGcagtgcgggaagagttttaccCGCCAAAATCATCTCCAAACCCACCAGCTCATCCACACCGGAGACAAGCTGCATCAGTGCTCGGAGTGCGGGAAGAGTTTTGCTTTTCAACGGAATCTCGAAATCCACCAGCGCACCCACACGGAAGAAAAGCCGTTTCGCTGCTCGCAGTGCGGGAAGAGTTTCGCTCACCAGAGCAACCTCCTAAGGCACCAACAccttcacacaggagagaagccgcaCCGTTGCTCGGAGTGCGGGAAGAGTTTCacttaccacagcaatttacaaatacaccagcgcgttcacacgggagagaagccgtatcactgctcgcaGTGCGGGAAGAGTTTCGCCCACCATTGTGCTTTCCACGTGCACCAGCGCCTCCACACCGGAGAGAAGCCTTTCCACTGCTTACAGTGCGGAAAGAACTTCACTCATCAGAGTCACCTCCGGCAACATCAGCTCActcacacgggagagaagccgtacCGCTGCTTACAGTGCGGGAAGAGTTTCAGACGGCAGAGTAATCTCCAGATACATCAGCGCGTTCACACGGAAGAGAAGCCGCACTGTTGCTCGGAGTGTGGAAAACGTTTCACCCGAAAGAGTACGCTCCAGACACATCGGCGCACTCACACCGGGGAGAAGATGTATATCTGCTTACAGTGCGGGAAGAGCTTCCCTTACGAAAGTCACCTTCAGGTGCACAAGCGCGTGCATACGGGAGAGAAGCCGTTTGAATGCTCGCAGTGCGGGAAGAGTTTCGCTCATCAGAGTCATCTCCAGGCTCACCAGCGCATTCACGCAGAAGACAAACCGCACCAGTGCTCACAGTGCGGCAAAAGTTTTAGTCGAAAGGGCACTCTCCGactacaccagcgcattcacacgggaGAAAAGCCGTTCCACTGCTTACAGTGTAGAAAGAGTTTTAGACGGCAGAGTCACCTCCGAATACACCAACGcattcacaccggagagaagccgtatcactgctcggACTGTGGAAGGAGATTCCCACATTCCAGTACGCTTAAGACGCACAAGTGTGTTAACACCGAGCCATCAGTAACCGTGGTTATATGA